The region GTGAATATGGTGTTAGCACAGTGTCAAGTTTTGTTTATAGAACTGACTAGAAAACAAAAAGGTGTGGATAGTCGCAAAAACGCAAGTCCACCTAATCTCTGGCCATTTTAACGTGATACCTGCCGCGACACCGAGTATGGACGCAAACACGTCGCAGTAACTAGGTCAAATCAGGCAACTCCGCAATATCCGTCTGTGTTTAAGATGCGCCGGGACAATAAACAGTCAAGTCGGAGGAGGGAGCCAAGACAATAGACTGTGCCTGCATGCcggtgcgcgcgcgcgcacgcgggACAGGAACTTGGTAGAGAGCGCGCGGGATAAGGCCAGCGCGAGACGCACTTGGCGAAATTACACACGGAGTCGTGGAGTTAAAGACGGGCCAGCAGGCCGGAAGACGCAGTCTGGAGCTCCGAGCCACGTTCACTCGGCGCTGCTGGAGTCGTGGAGGAGGGAGCGATGAGCGTAGTGAAGCGTGACTCGAACCGGTGGGTCAAGTTCACCAACATCGAAGAGACGTCGTTATTTACACTCAGAcgtggtgcagaactgcactgATGTATGGACGAAGAGAAAGAGGTGCAGTCGTTTGCTTAAAAGAGCAGCCTAATAAACGAGGGACGATACATATGGAGGAATCACAGGAAATACAAGCAGCCGATCTTTATCAGCTGATTTTCTGAAGGAACTTGCGCCTAAGGGGGGGGGGCGAATAAATAGCCTGTTGGTTCACGGCCCATATCACTCAATCATCAACACTGACCAGGAATGGCCAGGGTAACGTTTGAAACGAAGAGCGCCGCACTCGTGCATAAAAATGTGCTTATGGCAATTTAAAATCATAACGACCTCCATCATTTGCGAAATCCTAAGCATGAAACACGAGAGAGGTTATCTTATGATCTATTCACAAAGGCGACCTACAGCGAGTGATGGTCTACGTGCTCTTACGATGCACCTTAACAAAAAATCCTCAGTGCTATTGTGAACTGATCAGCCCATTACCGGAAAGCGTCGTTTAAAAATGCGCTGTGCGACGacagcctctctaaacactACACCGAATATTAACCGTGACCTATTTAGATAGCCGGACACAGCTGATTTTACCGTTGACACTATAATGACCAAAAACACCCAAAACGACACATTCCGTGGCGTAGGGTGCAATCATAAAGGGTTCAAATGCATTATGTTTAAAAAAACTATATGCAAAATCAGTCCATGATTGGGCTGCACGGGGTGGTGTGAGGCAGGTGAGACGCATTGTTTGGACCAGCAGGGATCAGTTAAGCGTTGGACAGTAAATCCAGCCATGCAAGACATCAAGCGAGCGTGAGTAACGTTAGTCACCGTCGCCAGCATCACTTTTACTAGCCAAGTTAACTGGCTAGCTGGGGTAGCCGACCTGCTAGCTATCTGCCTGCTTTAGACAGAAACGAGACTTGCGTTCAAGAATTGTGATCGTGTGCTGCTTGGACAGCTGCTTCAGAGCTTGGTCTGACTTCATGTGCTTGTGAACGCTGAATATTGTGAAGAGGAAGTTTAGCAACAACACATCGGAGAACAGGTGAAGCTGAGCTGCGTGCAAGTTACCCTTGTAATGCATGTTATGCTGGCCAGAGCCAAGTTTGCAGAAGATAACTGGCTGTATGTAAGGTGCACAGATCCCAGTAACTACGCTTTTATTGTGGATGGTCCTTATTCACTTGCGCCGAGGCTCAATTGACTATTTTGCTCGACTTAGCCGACTCGTATTAACATTGACTGGAAACAGTGCAATCTTAGAAAGTGCCTGACAAAACGACTCCAATAAGTAGACACCCAGTGTCGTCTGATCGAGTGGAAGTACTTTAAAACTACAACACTGGCTGGCGCTCTTTAAAACGTTCCCTCGACTGCAGCTCGGCTACCTGGGAAAGTTTGTGCTTGTCAAAGCAGCGCGGTTAGCCTGCGAGTCGTTAGCCAGCAGCCGCGGGCTCGCCAACCGAGGCGGAAATACAACATCCACCTACGTTAGCGAGCCGACGAGGAAACGCGCGAGCGCGCTAGTTAGCATCCAGGCTAACGGCGCGAGCGCCTCTAATCGCAGCGCCGGGCTCGCTAGCCGCCGCGGCTAACGTTAGCCGGCCAGAGAATCGCGTAATCACACCGCTACTGCCGTTTATTGAAAACACTCACCTCCTACTCGGTACATGTTGGCCGCCATTCTCCCACTCCCTTCAACAAACCGACCAAGGGGTTCCCCTCTTGcgtggaggaaaaaaaaatgtgaaatggtTGTTATTTTATTCCTGCATGTATCGGCGCGCTCCCGTCTCGTCAGACAAAGCCGGGACCCGGCGCGGCGGCCCGAGCTGTGGCGGGTAAAAGTTTAAAGTTTCCGTTACGACGTTTCTCAGGACGGTTTAAAAATGCGCCTTTTGTTTCGGTCCGAAAATGAACTCCCTCCGAAAACTCCCGGCCACTCGCGCGTTCACACTTACAGGCATGCACACACGGTCCTCGGTAGccagcctgtctctctcactccactctTCCTCCCATCCTCCGCTCCCagcttcatcctcctcttcttcacctccgcTCTGTtcacaccccccctcctcctcctccccccctcctcgcccctccccctccctcccatcGCCCCGCCCCTTTTCGCAGACGTCATCTTCGGAAGCTCGTTACGTCACACTTAAGCCGCTTCGCTCCTTCGCGACCGAGGATTGTAGATTAATGAAGGATAACGTAGTCCGTCGAGATTATTTATTCACGCGTTCTCTACAAGTTGTTTCGACGGTATTCTTGTGATAAATATGACTGCTTGCCTGAAAACGATCGGGATGATTATTGGTTAttataaagtacaacaattattagTGTTTTAATAGGTTAATCTCAGTTGACTGTAGATAGACAATGCTTTTTTATCTCGTTTGTCTGTGACAGCACATTATTTAGACTAAACTATATAATTTGTTTAGTACTATGTTCACAAATATTCGACAATTCTCATTTGCGTATAATAAAGTTTGAATTTGTATAGGTTTAATCTACCTATTTTAGGCATGTTGATTTGTTACAAATGTTATTATAAATTTGCGCTAACCATTAATTCATTGCAATTTCTTATGTAAAACATTTGTTCTCATGTTTTTGGGAAGAAGGACCTAAGTAACGGTTTAGAATCGGCACAGGTAGTCTCGTCTCGTCCAAGAGGAAAGACGTGAAGTCAAATGTAAACCTCGTTGAAATTAGTAATATACTGCCCCCTTTTGGTCGCTAAATTGACTTTTCATTTCTGCATTGTCCTGTAGGTGGCGTTTTGGCACAGCTCTACAGTGTATTTTGCACTGTTGCATCAGAAACAATTAAGAAATTCAAACGGTTAACTCGAGGAACATTGATATATTTTAAGTAGatacattaataataatttttaatcCAGTTGTATTTTCACAcatgtggaaaaataaacattatAAATCCTATGGTGACTATTCACATATTTTTTATCCCCTTTATTCTATGACCTAATTTTCTTTTTACTTACGTTTGTTCTACTGGCAAGATAAGATTCTTGTGATATTTACTTAGCTGTAAAACCAGTTCTGATTCTAAATTCTGCAACAAGTAGAATGCACTAATTATACAGTAATTATATTTTGGTAAGTAAATACAAAACCATAGTTTATGCAAACAACGGCAATGGTTTAATAGTGTAATGATAAACATATTTCAGAAATCACTGTCAGAAAGGGCACAGTAGCAAAGGAAATTAATAGAAACAGTTAATATCTTCAAACAAGGAATCGTTCAGTGATGTAAACACGTACTTTGGATAGTAAATTATGATAGAGACTGTTTTTAATGATTGATATGATGTTCTGGTTTTTTATGAATATTTTACATTCCAGATTTATCAACAAAAAACTTTTGTGACAAATGCAACCAAGATCAGTTCATATGATGAAAAGATAAGATCCCCCGCACAGGTGCCAGTTATTGGCTTTGGTCCAGTTCTCTATGGAATTTGAGCAATGTAACATGTAAACCAGTTATAGTGCATGTCTATGCATTTGAGCCCTTTCTTGGGTCATGGCAGCTGACCAAGAACACAGTAACATCACATTCCTGCTATATCTGAATTCGACCTAGTTTGTGCAGCGTGATGCTCCATTTTCCATTCATACAGTAAATTTTTCCCCTCTAGCTTCCTGGTTCTGAGTAACTTGTGGAAGTGGACAGAGGGACGGAAGAGGCGGGGTGTTCCTTGCTGTCCCCAGTACCGCCTCCTTTAACTCGCCATTGGAGGATGCACGTGTCCTTCCCACCCAATGACAGGAGGTGGCTGTCATTGTGGGTGAAGCGTACGTTGGTCACATGACTGCCGTGGCCCTCATACCTGTGACTAGGTGCCTGAAACAGCAACATCGACAGATATCGGAAgaacatttacaaatgaaaaaacATCTTACCAGCTACAAAAGTTCACATGCAGCCCAATCTATAGAATTTAGGATTCTACCATTTTTGTTTACCAGTTTGAATGACTTGGTAATCACCAAATAACCTGTCAACTTTTCGCAAATGACAAGAACACCAGGTCCTCTTTTGCCACTTGGGACCAAAGCTTTGTGTGTATTACAGTGTACTACAAAAGTATGTACTAGCCTTTGGTTTGGGGCAAGGGTACTGgaacaagtgcactttgcagaAGTCGTCGGCCACCGCCACCACCCTCTCGCTGTGAGAGCGGCACAGAGCGTTGATGTCCGTGCCGTCCGAGCCCTCCAGCCACACGCCTGCAGGGACGGCAGAGGTGCAGCGTCACCATTACGCGCTCCCTTCCCTCGCCCCGTTAAAACCCGCCACGGGACCACCTGAGCACGGCTCGAGACCGTGGACGAAGAAGCCTGGCTGTGCGCAGCCTAAGCACAGCGAGGTCGCAATGCACTTTATAATCACGTGATCTTAAAAGGAATCCGCATCTGGGATCTGCGTCCTGTCTCTCTTACCCATGACGTGGAAGCCCAGAACGCAGGTATAGGAGGCCCACTCACGGTCTTTGCTCTCAAAGCGATTACGCAACAGTTTGCAGCCTCCAGCCACGTCCCCTGAAgtgtaacaaaacaaaaaaacaaacaaacaaaaaccacatGGTTGCCTCGGACTAGATCAGCTGCAAGAATGGAAAAGAGCAAATATCGGTATATGCAAGCACGGAAATTCGCAGAAAAGGTCACGTATGGGTCAAAAGCGCAGACTTACAGTAAAGGATTTCATAATCGCCAGAATTGGACATGATATACTTTCCGTCTTTGGACCAGTCGAGATGAGTAATGAAACTGGAATGTCCCTGAAATGGCAAAGAACAGGAATACAATTCAGATTCCACAGTAATAACATTAATATCTTAAAAAAAGATCTATCACAGACCCGCCAACCTGCTTGCTATATTACACCTAAATACTAAGACGGGCAATCACAGAGGAGTGGTTGAGGCACTTAGCTAAAAACTCTTTTCCAGAGTTACTTACATATATTTATATCAGGACAACAGTGTGTGCGTTCTGAGAATTGAACCCCCGACTTTGGTGTTGCCCACAGCAAGGTCTAGCTCAGTACGACGCGAGCTACGAGAGCCGTGCGTGCTGTAGCCGAGGGAAACGCTCCGACACGCTTCGCTTACCGTGCACTTCCCGAAGCGCGAGTAGCGCCGGCCCCCCTCCGTCAcggtgtaaatgtaaatgaagttGTCGTGGGAGCCGACCGCCAAAAAGCTGCCGTCTGTGGAGTGGAAAAGTGATGAACGGCTGTCATATGCTGTCATCGCGTAACGCGGTTGAGGTAGTGGTGGGTAAAAAGATCACGAGACTGTGGGGGCGGACCTGACCTGGGGAGTATCTCATGACGGACAGCTGTTCGTTGCCATCGGTCAGGTCACACACCACCTCCCGAGTCTGAACATCCAGCACCTGCCACCTGCAGTGACAACAACagcagtgatgatgatgatgatgatggtgacaaATCCTTCAACTCTGATTTCACTTCCTGACTTTGCCTGACATTTTCTGACATTGCCTGCTCTCCTGCTTTCAGTATCTGAACTGTGAAGGttgctacacacaaacacacacacacacacacacacacacacacacacacacacacacacgctaaaaTGCTCAAGGATTGACTGACACCCACACAATTTTGCAATCAACTGCTCTGTCGCTCCTTGCTCAACGCATTCCAAACACTTCCACGCAACGGGTCATACGCCGCATCTACGGCTTACCTTCCCGTGCTCAGGCCGATGGAAACCACGGATCCATTGGAACTGAAATCGGCACACAGCCCAGACTCCTGCAAGGGAACAGAGGAGAAAAGTCGAGGTGCTTTCATGCTCCGGGCTGCCGCACTTGCGGTGCCTCGTGCGAGGACGTCTCACCTCCAGGTGGGTGCACCAGCCCAGGCTGTGGTCCTCGGCGTTCCACAAACACGCCTGCTTGTCGTTCCCGCAGGTGAGGAAAAGGTTTCGTGACGGGTGTGTGGCCAGACCCCACATCTCGTCTACGTGACCCTGAGACACAACGTTTACAGCATCCAGAGTACATCAGTGTGACAATACACTTGCACTCTTGGGAttcaaacccatgaccttggtgcAACCAGCACCTTGTTCAACCTGCTCCACCAAAAGTTGTGTCTAGTGCGGCAGTTTAGTTTAATAACGTAGAAAACACTCGATGTTAGGGCTTATTTGGGCGATGCTGACATTGAACGCAATATGtcacaatgaaattatgattagaAGAACACAAACTACCTGCACTATGGCCACGAACCCATCTGTGAATGTACCACGAAGAATAGCGTTCCGCGTCGTTCCCACTAGCAGCTCCTCGCCATCCACATCTGCGATGGTCCGGACGGCTCCAAATTGCTCAGGAATCTAGACGGATCATGAGGACAACCTTTAACCaccttctctcactttctcttccTTTCACAACTTTGACCATCCCCACACACCAATGCGCATAAATTCAGTTCTCAATcatactgaaacacacacacacacacacacacacacacacacacactctcctgttTCACCTCGCACTCTCTCTCGGGCGCAAGATCTGCACTCCAGCGTATGATCCTGCGGTCTTTCCCACCGCCGCTAAGCAGAGCGCCGCCCTGTAGGATGCACAGGGTAAATACACTGCCCTCGTGGGCCCGCGTCTGCTTCATGatctgaaatgtctctgcagtggGAGACAGCAGTGCAAACAGTGAAAGACCATCTTTCTACTCATACACACTTGGGGCGCTGGATCTGTGCTAATGAAACCTGACAGCGTTTAATCACCCTTTACTCAGCGTACCCGGTCCATAACTGTTTACACTATGTTTCCGTCTCACTGAGACGATAATCTGTTCTTCTTGATCAGTCATGGGATGGGCGAGACAAGGCGGAGAAAAGAGACAGCTGAAGTCACAGCGTGGATAAACACGGAGCGATTGACGGGTCGCATACCTTTCGCTCCTTTGCCCAACGTCTTGATATCGGCAGCCGATTTGCCCCACGTGAGAATGTTCCCTTCAGAATCACCCGTTAGCACATCCCCCGTTAAACTGAAGATAAAACACATGATGAACTTGGGCTTCTTATATTtctgtggggaaaaaaagggggggggggagaaaacacacaaaacaatgagCAACGTACAGTGTTGTCCGTACATACAGACTAATAAAAGGCACGTGCGCTCGTTTTAGAGGTTTGTGGTGGCACTCACTCCAAAGATGCCCTGCTTCTTCGTCAGGGTGCCAGCGCTTTGGGTCCAGAAGTACACGTGAGACTTCCCACACGTGATGATGTTACTAGTGTCTGTGGGACTGAACTCCACGGCAAACACTGCCTCGTTGGTACTCTaggaaaacacaaaagcacatgTCCACGCGCGGTTCAACACTTGCGGCTAAACCGACCTCCATATCACCCCTTGGTAAAAGGAAGCCGCATCGGAGGTGGGAAGAAAATCTTGGCAGAAAATAGCTGCGATTTTTTGAGCATCGCGAAGGTTGTGATCCTGAAGATTCAAGGCCACGGAAAGGTCTTCCGGCACTGCTGTCGAGTTGCCGCCTCTGCTCCCTTTTCAATAACAACCGCGAAATGGTGCAGgtctctccatctgccccatcacgGGCCCCGTGTGACCTCATCGTGTGGCAACGCACGGTGGTTTTGTTTTTACTTCCAGCACCAGTTTTCTGCTCAGTACACTGCAGGGCTCCTGTCCCACCCATGGACTATGCTCATTCTTGGCAGAGGGAGTTCTTCACAGAGAAGCCGTTTTATTATTCCAACTCTATAATTCATCTGTGTCCAGGAAGCAGGCCTGTTGGTTGGCCGAAATCCCCGCAAACGACTGGTGCGGAGTATGCAGTTGACCAAAAAAATAAACGTAagaaaaaatttaaataaataaaatgaaaaaaatcacaaatatGGCAATGCCTCATGAACTTGAGGTGGTGAAGGCCGTTAGGTTTGTTTGCACGGAGCACTTGCAGTGAAGTCCTAAATCATGTTTATGAACTCTGGGTTCTATGGTAGAATTGCTAGCTGAGCAAATATCGCATCATAGCCAAGCGGTTGCTCTATGCTAAACACCCCCCCCATCTCCAACAGTAACCTTGTAAAAGCTACAAAAGTaataaaataagacaaaaaacaaacaaagtaaTATTACCTAATAAGAACGCCCACTACTCAAAATGCTCACGTTCCATCACTCAAATATATTGCTGGCTCAAATATTTACAAAGTCACCATGGCAACCCAACTCAAACTGCTGTCAGGGAAATTGAAAGTCCGGGGATGAAGGGCTCGCCTATGAGCTGAAAGACACAGCAGCGCTGGCTCACCCGCCTGTTTAAGACACACGTCGGAACGGAAGCCGGGGTTTAGCTCTGCTGTCTCCGGCTTCATGACTGACCTGTTTGAGAGCTCAGTGCTTGAGCTGTTTAAGCAATCACAGAAATCACACACCTTTCACTACCATGATGACTCTCACAGGTTTGAAATGGTAGGCCAGACAGAGATATCCCCGAGATGAGGCACATTATCTAAAAACAGAGGCTGTACTCCTCAGAGGCTGGAGGAATATTCAGATTGTGTACGTATTTAacatgggctgtgtgtgtgtgtgtgtgtgtgtgtgtgtgtgtgtgtgtgtgtgtgtgtgtgtgtgtgcgcgcgcacatacCTTTACTTCAATGACCATGGTGTTTTTTTTCCAGTCCCAGACAGACAGCATGTGCTCATTGGATTCATCGATCACGCAGAGAAACGTCCCTGCGTCCTAGAATAGAAAATTGGTTAGCTATGACAATCGCCGGAGAGTCAGGTCACTCAGCACCTTCGCCACTCCGCTGCATTGTGCGCTCGGACCGCTGGGAGACACGTACTGCGTTGGAAAAGGCCACAGAGCCCACGCCTCGCTCGAACGTGCCCAGGCCGATCTGCTGCATAGTCGCCAGGGTGTTGGAGTCCCAGATATGCACAAACGGCTGTAAAGGCTGgtttgcaaacacacacacacacacacacaaagtctgtACAAAACCGTTTCAAAACTGGCTTAGCGAGTTGTGCCACAGACCCTAAGTGACTAAATAATTAATGAAGTCGTTCgatttaaaaaacatcttctccATAACTTACCTTGCCATCTTTATCCACGCCTGCTGTCTGTCCAGATGCTACGAGCACCTTGTCTGGATGGACGGCTAAACTGCAGGCCAAAAGACAAGACACGTACCAAAACACGTAATTCAAATAGAGGCTCACACCAGAGGCCCAGTTTAACAGCCCAGCAGGACTCACCTGATTTGGTCAGATGGAGCAGCTGTATAAATGCTCCGCCTATTTGCATGAATAGAGATTTTATTGGATGTGGACTGTGTGTGGTTTGAACTCACCATCGAACACAGTCTGTGTGCTTGCGATAGTGGCGCTGTGTTCGTTTGGTGACGTGGTAAAGGACTACCACACAGGCTAAAAAATACACCGCCTCTCCCGATGGCAGCATATACAGGTTACCCCTACAGTCACGGCCTCGGTAACCATAACTACAACCAGAGTGTCAAGGAATTAAAAATGTAGTGACATATGTAGCGTATTTTCCATTTATGTGTTCTTTTAAAATATGGTTCAAGACAATTGCTGACAGAGGATACACCCAATCGAGATCCAGCTTCTCAGAGGGAAAGTCCATTCGAAGATCATCGTAGTTCTGGATGTTTGAGGGAATGTACATGGTGATTGGCCGTCCACGGATGAACATTTTGATTGACTGACCTATGATCCAATTAAATTGGACAAGGCACAAACATTTAAGTACATAAAGCACCAAGCACAAAAAACATGGTGTATGACAGcaacataaaaaaacataaaatacaTCCAGAAATAGAGGAGTCTATATAAACTTTCACAAATCTCTCAGCGAGCACTGATCACACTACAGTGCAGTGCTGCATACACCTTTAATTTACTATGGCAGTAATTTGGGTGCTTCCAGTTTAACCGTCACTTGGAAAGTGTACAAGTCTGAACATGGAAACCTACCCTGTGTTCCTCTCCGGGACCCCTGCGCTCCTGTGAGAAAAGGACAACAGAATCAGAGGTGGAACGGGATCAAAGAAGTGAATATCTGACCCGTCCCGATGGCCCTGATGCAACCCGCCGATGCCCCGACGCACACTCgtgtctacccccccccccccccccccccccccccaaccacacaaCAATTTATTACCCCTTTAAAATCTTCCTGGCCTAATCCTCAACTAAGACAGAATTGTCAGTGAAAGCTGGAGAATCCCCACAGACTAGGAACCCAAGGCAAGGCTCGGTGTCTGTGTGGAAAAACCGGTCTGGTGTCAGCTGTCGGGGTAATATGAACCCGGTGACCTCTCTTGAAGACAAAAAAAATGCGCTTCACTCCTGAGGAACTCTCCCAGAACTGCCTGACCTCACGGCATTTGAGGCAACCTGACATATTCGGAAGAAAGACGAACGACAGTTGCCATAAGCAAGTGGGTGGTAGAGGTTTattgggtggggtggggtgtgggggttccTGGAGCCTAGGAAACAGAACATCCATCACTGCTGTTAGCCAGTAGTAGTGTGACACCATAGCTAACCACAGCGAGTGAGTTCCCAGCAGCAGTCTCTGGCTCTAACAAGACCTCCTGTGTCTAACGCTGTAGTGCGtagagcttgtgtgtgtatttaaagaTGGAATTGAGATCTGATGGATCTAAATGTGACTGTGACATAAACATTCTGATTTAAAAAATCTTTTAAGGACGTAAACAACATGGTCCTGGCTAACTGCTATCACAAGGGAATTTACTAAAAAGGGGCAGCTGGTTTCAGAACAGTATGGAAAGTATTATAAGATTTTCAATTCAACTTTAAAACTTTGAACCGATAAACagtatttataaatatttatgagAGTGTCTCCTTAACGAGAATGTCTCCTAAATAGCTCCTACAAAACCTTTAAAAGGATAATTCGAGCTGGGTGTTGAAATCACTTCAGTTTGGCTGAATTTCACCCTGCTTTATTAAAATCATGCACTTCTAGTTACCTGCTCCTAACAACTGAGCATGCAATAAAGTGCAATATGGTTCACTCAAAGAGGAGTTCAGTGTAAAAGAGGTTGAAGAAGACAATTAAAGTGTTGCACAAGCGCCTTTAAAGATCGTCATCCGTCAACCCACAGCCCTGCAGGGATCGTCCAAACAGACGAGCTTCAGCACTTTGTCCTAGAATGGTGCACACAAATGTCAAAGAG is a window of Brachyhypopomus gauderio isolate BG-103 chromosome 14, BGAUD_0.2, whole genome shotgun sequence DNA encoding:
- the eml3 gene encoding echinoderm microtubule-associated protein-like 3 isoform X2 encodes the protein MDGSTNSLDDVSAGSSTEFPDRLSLMEVRLQAQEDEITLLKSSLADALRKLRLHEQQIPLLKQQLIAVSPAAARVLNQPFCTDGFSKPCRLSTSSLDGLHHPPSRTRRNSEKLNKDGQDKSKQRLPKKAASSTNLLTRCPSLEGRAKDLLSNTGAQGSRRGTQGQSIKMFIRGRPITMYIPSNIQNYDDLRMDFPSEKLDLDWVYGYRGRDCRGNLYMLPSGEAVYFLACVVVLYHVTKRTQRHYRKHTDCVRCLAVHPDKVLVASGQTAGVDKDGKPLQPFVHIWDSNTLATMQQIGLGTFERGVGSVAFSNADAGTFLCVIDESNEHMLSVWDWKKNTMVIEVKSTNEAVFAVEFSPTDTSNIITCGKSHVYFWTQSAGTLTKKQGIFGKYKKPKFIMCFIFSLTGDVLTGDSEGNILTWGKSAADIKTLGKGAKETFQIMKQTRAHEGSVFTLCILQGGALLSGGGKDRRIIRWSADLAPERECEIPEQFGAVRTIADVDGEELLVGTTRNAILRGTFTDGFVAIVQGHVDEMWGLATHPSRNLFLTCGNDKQACLWNAEDHSLGWCTHLEESGLCADFSSNGSVVSIGLSTGRWQVLDVQTREVVCDLTDGNEQLSVMRYSPDGSFLAVGSHDNFIYIYTVTEGGRRYSRFGKCTGHSSFITHLDWSKDGKYIMSNSGDYEILYWDVAGGCKLLRNRFESKDREWASYTCVLGFHVMGVWLEGSDGTDINALCRSHSERVVAVADDFCKVHLFQYPCPKPKAPSHRYEGHGSHVTNVRFTHNDSHLLSLGGKDTCILQWRVKGGGTGDSKEHPASSVPLSTSTSYSEPGS
- the eml3 gene encoding echinoderm microtubule-associated protein-like 2 isoform X1: MDGSTNSLDDVSAGSSTEFPDRLSLMEVRLQAQEDEITLLKSSLADALRKLRLHEQQIPLLKQQLIAVSPAAARVLNQPFCTDGFSKPCRLSTSSLDGLHHPPSRHTPTENGGGTKAIPISDLKRGTSEMSTQTESWTPDSARTPLSHTRASKSLSLHDALPEGVSLMEEDLTKETPVEDDHEEEREKEHSWCSVVEEPIKPTMIQSIQQLQRRSSDESPSSVPHTPPSSSPAPPKEAAGSPHSGPLSPIMEDKKTLTRRNSEKLNKDGQDKSKQRLPKKAASSTNLLTRCPSLEGRAKDLLSNTGAQGSRRGTQGQSIKMFIRGRPITMYIPSNIQNYDDLRMDFPSEKLDLDWVYGYRGRDCRGNLYMLPSGEAVYFLACVVVLYHVTKRTQRHYRKHTDCVRCLAVHPDKVLVASGQTAGVDKDGKPLQPFVHIWDSNTLATMQQIGLGTFERGVGSVAFSNADAGTFLCVIDESNEHMLSVWDWKKNTMVIEVKSTNEAVFAVEFSPTDTSNIITCGKSHVYFWTQSAGTLTKKQGIFGKYKKPKFIMCFIFSLTGDVLTGDSEGNILTWGKSAADIKTLGKGAKETFQIMKQTRAHEGSVFTLCILQGGALLSGGGKDRRIIRWSADLAPERECEIPEQFGAVRTIADVDGEELLVGTTRNAILRGTFTDGFVAIVQGHVDEMWGLATHPSRNLFLTCGNDKQACLWNAEDHSLGWCTHLEESGLCADFSSNGSVVSIGLSTGRWQVLDVQTREVVCDLTDGNEQLSVMRYSPDGSFLAVGSHDNFIYIYTVTEGGRRYSRFGKCTGHSSFITHLDWSKDGKYIMSNSGDYEILYWDVAGGCKLLRNRFESKDREWASYTCVLGFHVMGVWLEGSDGTDINALCRSHSERVVAVADDFCKVHLFQYPCPKPKAPSHRYEGHGSHVTNVRFTHNDSHLLSLGGKDTCILQWRVKGGGTGDSKEHPASSVPLSTSTSYSEPGS